The following are from one region of the Leptospira perdikensis genome:
- the hemL gene encoding glutamate-1-semialdehyde 2,1-aminomutase, whose translation MNSEELFLRSKKVVPGGVHSPVRSFASVGGTPVFFSEASGAYLKSVEGKEYIDYCLSFGPLLFGHRHPEIQEVVEDTVRKAWSFGACEPYSLELAEFITNRIPWVEKIRFVNSGTEAVMSALRVARAATGRSKILKFDGCYHGHLDQLLVKAGSGLAGLSSSDSKGIGPEIIQNTLVLPLDDEIALEELFLKQGNEIACLAIEPIPANYGLLPQRTEFLKKCRELTTKYGVLLLFDEVISGFRVSFQGMAGLTGITPDLVCYGKIIGGGFPVGAYAGKKDLMDLVAPSGPVYQAGTLSANPIGMRAGLKTLTKAWNENPYPDLESKTKQLTSGIVKLLADSGDEGWEAVTFGSLYWLKGKTKESVRTIADIPTDHKTKFSIFFHKLLDQGVYLAPSGYEVGFLSTAHTNEIIETTLSKTKQALQKKI comes from the coding sequence ATGAATTCAGAAGAATTATTTCTTCGTTCCAAAAAAGTAGTTCCAGGGGGAGTTCATAGCCCTGTTCGTTCCTTTGCATCAGTCGGAGGTACTCCTGTTTTTTTTAGCGAAGCAAGCGGCGCCTATTTAAAGTCAGTTGAAGGAAAAGAATATATTGATTACTGTTTAAGTTTCGGCCCGCTCCTTTTTGGTCATAGACATCCAGAGATCCAAGAAGTCGTAGAAGATACAGTGAGAAAGGCTTGGTCCTTTGGTGCCTGTGAGCCATATTCCTTAGAACTTGCCGAGTTTATAACAAACAGAATTCCTTGGGTAGAAAAAATCCGGTTTGTCAACTCCGGTACGGAAGCGGTCATGAGTGCCCTTCGTGTGGCACGAGCCGCAACCGGTAGAAGTAAAATTCTAAAATTTGATGGTTGTTATCATGGCCACTTAGACCAACTCCTAGTGAAAGCAGGGTCCGGTCTTGCTGGTCTCAGTTCTAGTGATAGTAAAGGGATTGGTCCAGAAATCATTCAAAATACACTCGTACTACCGTTAGATGATGAGATTGCTTTAGAGGAACTCTTTCTAAAACAAGGAAATGAGATTGCTTGCCTTGCCATTGAGCCAATTCCCGCAAATTATGGCCTCCTTCCTCAAAGAACTGAATTCTTAAAAAAATGTAGAGAACTCACAACAAAGTATGGTGTATTACTTTTGTTTGATGAAGTGATTTCAGGATTTAGAGTTTCCTTCCAAGGGATGGCAGGACTTACCGGCATCACTCCCGATTTAGTTTGTTATGGAAAAATCATTGGTGGTGGTTTTCCTGTGGGAGCTTATGCAGGCAAAAAAGATCTGATGGATTTAGTGGCACCCAGTGGTCCGGTTTACCAAGCAGGAACGTTATCTGCCAATCCAATCGGAATGCGAGCAGGCCTAAAAACCTTAACCAAAGCATGGAATGAAAATCCCTATCCAGATTTGGAATCAAAAACCAAACAATTAACCTCGGGGATTGTGAAACTTTTGGCAGATTCGGGAGACGAAGGCTGGGAAGCAGTTACTTTCGGAAGTCTCTATTGGTTAAAAGGCAAAACCAAGGAGTCCGTTCGAACCATCGCAGACATCCCAACCGATCATAAAACAAAGTTTTCAATTTTTTTCCATAAACTATTAGACCAGGGTGTCTATCTAGCACCTAGCGGGTATGAGGTTGGATTTTTATCAACTGCCCATACAAATGAAATTATAGAAACTACATTAAGTAAAACAAAACAGGCATTACAGAAAAAAATATGA
- the msrB gene encoding peptide-methionine (R)-S-oxide reductase MsrB, with protein sequence MNEKNWKEKLTPLQYQVTREKGTERPFTGEYYEHKEKGTYLCVCCGEALFSSEAKYDSGSGWPSYYEPVRAEVVATESDKTHGMVRTEILCQNCGAHLGHVFPDGPKPTGLRYCVNSASLKFEKKS encoded by the coding sequence ATGAACGAAAAGAATTGGAAAGAAAAACTCACTCCCTTACAATACCAAGTCACTAGAGAAAAAGGCACCGAACGACCGTTTACCGGTGAATACTATGAACATAAAGAGAAAGGTACTTACCTTTGTGTTTGTTGTGGCGAGGCACTTTTTTCTTCTGAGGCAAAATATGATTCTGGTAGTGGCTGGCCTAGTTACTATGAACCAGTCCGGGCAGAAGTGGTTGCCACCGAATCCGATAAAACTCATGGGATGGTGCGCACGGAAATTCTTTGCCAAAATTGCGGAGCCCACCTGGGCCATGTGTTCCCGGATGGCCCGAAACCAACGGGTTTACGATATTGCGTGAATTCTGCTTCTTTAAAGTTTGAAAAGAAATCTTAA
- a CDS encoding LEPBI_I1174 family sigma 54-regulated protein encodes MIKYQIAIIFIISFGLHANPILDDSADDILKNTRLSRIPSVIANLEERAIQKMETNELLSAREDLKKAIQLKHAIGMKESEGNAGLLLQISKLESRLGNRCEANQYSHLAKRIAIRIGVNLGAVALDRAVVSDNRKPDGCVEVSWLKE; translated from the coding sequence ATGATCAAATACCAAATTGCTATAATATTCATCATATCCTTTGGTTTGCATGCGAATCCTATTTTAGATGATTCGGCGGATGATATCCTTAAGAACACGAGGTTGTCCCGGATTCCCTCTGTCATTGCAAATCTAGAAGAAAGAGCCATTCAAAAAATGGAGACAAACGAACTCCTTTCAGCAAGAGAAGATTTAAAAAAAGCAATCCAGCTGAAACATGCCATCGGTATGAAAGAATCCGAAGGAAACGCAGGTCTCCTATTACAAATTTCTAAACTGGAATCGCGATTAGGAAACCGTTGCGAAGCAAACCAATACTCCCATCTAGCAAAACGAATTGCAATTCGTATTGGAGTCAACCTGGGGGCTGTGGCATTAGACCGAGCCGTCGTTTCCGACAACAGAAAGCCCGATGGATGCGTAGAAGTCTCCTGGCTAAAAGAGTAA
- a CDS encoding NAD(P)-binding domain-containing protein has protein sequence MWSNLILLHSNDPISNPLDDSRLEVWQTCQRSIAFGDHRLFPITESERFYKGYEVFHGYEAYRFLLEVVSGLRSKLFGESEIQAQFRDRFREEMVTNSTFALSLLRLRDQILEHTKQIRSKYLTGIGRQTYGSVADSYLQKHKSITILGTGKLASSILPYLVSKEKEVRLIGRNQTKLTELQNEFSIKVYHWEDYKPGDEAIVIASSFLPFNWESMIKSSSLILDFRETATNETNNQNYIPLSKILSDLQETDEQIQSVKMDLQFFLTELTREREEEQLHIMNGWEDLLV, from the coding sequence ATGTGGTCAAACCTGATTCTATTACATTCAAATGATCCCATCAGTAACCCTTTAGACGATTCTCGCCTAGAGGTCTGGCAAACATGCCAAAGATCAATTGCATTTGGAGACCATCGATTATTTCCCATAACAGAATCAGAACGATTTTACAAGGGTTATGAAGTATTCCATGGATATGAAGCCTATCGTTTTCTTCTAGAGGTTGTTTCTGGTCTTAGATCCAAACTTTTTGGGGAATCTGAAATCCAAGCACAGTTTCGAGATCGATTCAGAGAGGAGATGGTAACTAACTCTACTTTTGCACTCTCTCTCTTAAGATTGCGAGACCAAATTTTAGAACATACAAAACAAATTCGTTCAAAATACTTAACAGGAATCGGTAGACAAACATACGGAAGTGTCGCTGATTCCTATTTACAAAAACATAAATCAATCACTATACTTGGAACAGGTAAACTAGCAAGTTCCATCCTACCTTATCTTGTTTCCAAAGAGAAAGAAGTCCGCCTCATCGGAAGAAACCAAACGAAACTGACCGAATTACAAAATGAATTTTCAATCAAAGTTTATCATTGGGAAGATTATAAACCAGGCGATGAAGCAATTGTTATCGCTTCAAGTTTTTTACCGTTTAACTGGGAATCAATGATCAAAAGTTCTTCCTTAATTTTAGATTTTCGCGAAACCGCAACTAACGAAACTAATAATCAAAACTATATTCCTCTTTCGAAAATCCTAAGTGATCTACAAGAAACAGATGAACAAATCCAATCAGTGAAAATGGATTTACAATTCTTTCTAACGGAACTCACTCGGGAGCGGGAGGAAGAACAATTACACATAATGAACGGATGGGAAGATTTACTTGTCTGA
- the hemB gene encoding porphobilinogen synthase → MKKQTLRLRSNQYLRNLGETGSLNVNKMIQPLFLAEGIEEKEPIKGLPDVFRDTNKSIFHQIESDLKAGVSQFLLFMVPKDKSDTSFPKNFYHTNISAIKKTFPDMFLWLDTCICSVTTTGHCCHFHKSGNIDLDLTLKRLSDLALIYADAGADGIAPSDMMDGRVGSHRKILDANEHTMVPIMSYSTKFKSNFYGPFRGAADSSPQFGDRSGYQLDVRDRDTAIHTSIRDKEEGADLLMVKPGMTAIDLIAPIKEKTGLPTGAYQVSGEYASLVYLAKEGFLNFEEGLKETWDVFRRAGSSYLISYGARIAKRLYS, encoded by the coding sequence ATGAAAAAACAAACACTGCGTTTACGCTCCAATCAATATTTAAGAAATTTAGGTGAAACTGGATCACTTAATGTAAACAAAATGATCCAACCACTTTTTCTTGCAGAAGGCATTGAAGAAAAGGAACCGATCAAAGGATTACCCGATGTTTTTCGTGACACGAATAAATCTATTTTCCATCAAATTGAATCTGACTTAAAAGCTGGTGTATCTCAATTTTTATTGTTTATGGTTCCTAAAGACAAATCAGATACAAGTTTTCCAAAAAACTTTTACCATACGAATATCAGCGCCATAAAAAAAACATTTCCCGATATGTTTCTCTGGTTAGATACTTGCATCTGTTCGGTGACAACTACAGGGCATTGTTGCCACTTTCACAAATCAGGAAATATCGATCTCGACTTAACACTTAAACGCCTTTCTGATCTGGCCCTCATTTATGCAGATGCCGGTGCAGATGGGATTGCCCCGAGTGATATGATGGATGGCCGAGTCGGCTCTCATAGAAAAATCTTAGATGCAAACGAACACACTATGGTTCCTATCATGAGTTATTCCACAAAATTCAAAAGTAATTTCTATGGACCTTTTCGCGGTGCCGCTGATTCATCACCACAATTTGGTGATCGTAGCGGATACCAACTCGATGTTCGCGATCGTGACACAGCCATCCACACTTCCATTAGAGATAAAGAAGAAGGTGCGGACTTACTCATGGTCAAACCAGGAATGACCGCTATTGATCTCATTGCTCCCATCAAAGAAAAAACAGGACTTCCTACTGGTGCCTACCAAGTAAGTGGTGAGTATGCTAGTCTTGTTTATTTAGCAAAAGAAGGATTTTTAAATTTTGAAGAGGGCCTCAAAGAAACTTGGGATGTATTTAGAAGAGCAGGTTCTTCTTATTTAATTTCTTACGGTGCAAGGATTGCAAAAAGGTTGTATTCATGA
- a CDS encoding LBF_1134 family protein, protein MKLIPPTVIFCLLFCACAGGNIKIKIKPDLSGDLVLYQKRITKKKGGLFFGSGLVPTGELEISIKERAYQFSNYTHILPPGFRLIEFTEEGVREIQLVVDTGKTSPLLKALEIDKEEINSILTEAKLRDDLLRFNTLVEFIQFEVQFPFPIKKVKFADPRTPGEWTARLDSNEKMIVNIPLHSIWANEHQLTTVQIYPDSN, encoded by the coding sequence ATGAAACTGATACCACCAACCGTAATTTTCTGCCTATTGTTTTGCGCCTGCGCGGGTGGGAATATTAAAATAAAGATAAAACCAGATCTCTCGGGAGATTTGGTTTTATATCAAAAAAGGATCACAAAAAAAAAGGGAGGCCTATTTTTTGGATCGGGACTTGTTCCGACGGGGGAACTTGAGATCAGTATCAAAGAACGAGCGTATCAATTTTCTAATTATACTCATATCCTACCACCAGGATTTCGTTTGATCGAATTCACTGAAGAGGGAGTGCGTGAAATTCAGTTGGTTGTTGATACAGGTAAAACCTCTCCTCTTTTGAAGGCCTTGGAAATCGATAAAGAAGAAATAAATTCCATTCTAACAGAAGCAAAACTTCGGGATGATTTACTTCGATTCAACACTCTGGTTGAGTTCATTCAGTTTGAGGTCCAGTTTCCCTTTCCGATCAAAAAGGTAAAGTTTGCAGATCCTAGGACTCCAGGAGAGTGGACTGCCAGATTAGATAGTAATGAAAAGATGATCGTAAACATTCCCTTACATTCGATTTGGGCTAATGAACACCAACTAACAACGGTTCAAATATACCCTGATTCAAATTAG
- a CDS encoding protoporphyrinogen/coproporphyrinogen oxidase encodes MTERVHIVGGGITGLFLAYHHTKRGDSVTLYEHSEKLGGVIGTNQVPEGLVEQAANGVLLTDEMKSMFADIGLTPLFPNKAAKRRYFWVNRKLSRLPISILTGIKLLFTIAFKKIKFETNQNLETWATNMFGSSVTKNIIEPAIGGIYGTRLEALQAESIFSKWDGSGTKTILEEMKKNGKKSYGTVSFPNGMGDLVNHLVHYLESKIQIKTNFKFESLDEILKLKGKIRICISLKNLIPLLGNKIQTHASPNLLSITTITRFGKNHLTKKPCFGILFAKNEGIRALGVLSNSDIFSGRAKEALHSETWIYPETAKENLTETWESILEKDRELVTKKLDPSVAVYVTSWSGVFPAYDRKLFIFNQSLDVLESEWISYGIDIRFYGNYRKGIGLRSLFESTSRE; translated from the coding sequence ATGACGGAACGGGTTCATATTGTTGGTGGGGGGATTACCGGATTATTCCTTGCCTACCATCATACAAAACGAGGTGATTCTGTAACTTTATATGAACATTCCGAAAAACTAGGTGGAGTGATTGGAACCAACCAAGTTCCAGAAGGACTTGTGGAACAAGCCGCCAATGGGGTTTTACTGACTGATGAAATGAAATCCATGTTTGCGGATATTGGACTTACGCCACTCTTTCCCAACAAAGCTGCCAAAAGAAGATACTTTTGGGTAAACAGAAAACTTTCCAGATTACCCATCTCAATACTAACAGGCATAAAACTACTGTTTACCATTGCATTTAAAAAAATCAAATTCGAAACAAATCAAAACTTGGAAACCTGGGCAACTAATATGTTTGGATCTTCCGTAACCAAAAACATCATTGAACCAGCAATAGGTGGTATTTATGGAACGAGGTTAGAGGCCCTACAAGCAGAATCAATTTTTTCCAAATGGGATGGATCGGGAACAAAAACCATTTTGGAAGAAATGAAAAAAAACGGTAAAAAATCTTACGGAACCGTTTCCTTTCCCAATGGAATGGGTGATTTGGTAAACCATTTGGTTCATTATTTAGAATCAAAAATTCAAATCAAAACAAACTTTAAATTCGAGTCATTGGACGAAATTTTAAAACTAAAAGGCAAAATTAGAATTTGTATTTCATTAAAAAATCTAATTCCACTGCTTGGTAATAAAATCCAAACCCACGCATCTCCCAATTTACTTTCCATCACCACGATTACTAGATTTGGAAAAAACCACCTAACAAAGAAACCATGTTTCGGAATCCTTTTTGCAAAAAACGAAGGAATTCGTGCCCTCGGAGTTTTATCCAATTCCGATATTTTTTCTGGAAGAGCCAAAGAAGCACTTCATTCAGAAACTTGGATTTATCCAGAAACAGCCAAAGAAAATCTTACAGAGACTTGGGAATCTATTCTTGAAAAAGATCGTGAATTGGTGACAAAAAAATTAGATCCATCTGTCGCCGTTTACGTTACTTCTTGGAGCGGAGTGTTTCCTGCCTATGATAGAAAATTATTTATCTTCAACCAAAGCTTGGATGTATTAGAGTCTGAATGGATATCTTATGGAATCGACATTCGGTTTTATGGAAATTACAGAAAAGGAATAGGACTTAGATCCTTATTTGAATCGACAAGTAGGGAGTGA
- the hemC gene encoding hydroxymethylbilane synthase, with protein MIKIGGRSSLLSRIQILSVIKALQEKNQTKEFQTVFRESAGDKDLKTPLWQFAGQGIFTKDLQEDLLKYKIDIAIHSWKDMDLRDRKETTLVPILAREDVRDILLFKRNKWISAPTEITILTSSPRREHHIRDFVKTYFPTPINSFHVKIESVRGNIQTRIRKYLEHDNGGILIAKAALDRILNFDDDDNQVSELKEVKQLIREAVNLSLFMVMPSSIFPSAPAQGALCAEIRKEDKHLESLLKEISDINAEITAEEERKILSQYGGGCHQKIGVSVLTRDYGKITFVRGETEDGKTLYSKELSGTPNLSFHRDEVWPPNAKMAARQRERLTYSIPKDVDVFVSRGYAFPLDLSVNPTNQILWSAGLSTWKDLALRGFWVNGTCDGLGESEPPMIDLLLGRKPNFVKLTHVDSDKHNSIYPVIPTYFVSAPEIPVPFDTSKIKAAYWRSGSEFDIVTKRFPELLDVIHFVGPGSTFKKIKQTIGEEPSGTRVFVSLSFDSWIERYIKP; from the coding sequence ATGATCAAAATCGGAGGAAGATCCTCACTTCTCTCGCGCATTCAAATCCTTTCTGTAATCAAAGCTCTTCAAGAAAAAAACCAAACAAAAGAATTCCAAACTGTATTTCGAGAATCTGCCGGCGACAAAGATCTAAAAACTCCGCTTTGGCAATTTGCAGGTCAAGGGATCTTTACTAAAGACCTCCAAGAAGACTTACTGAAATACAAAATTGATATCGCCATTCATTCTTGGAAAGATATGGATTTAAGAGATCGAAAAGAGACAACTCTCGTTCCCATTCTAGCGAGAGAAGATGTTCGCGATATTTTATTATTCAAACGAAACAAATGGATCTCTGCTCCAACAGAAATTACAATCCTCACTTCTTCTCCAAGAAGAGAACACCATATCCGCGACTTCGTAAAAACATACTTTCCCACTCCTATCAATTCGTTTCATGTCAAAATCGAATCAGTCAGAGGGAATATACAGACAAGAATACGAAAGTATCTGGAACATGACAATGGCGGTATTTTAATCGCAAAGGCAGCTTTAGATAGAATTCTAAATTTTGACGATGACGATAATCAAGTTTCTGAATTAAAAGAAGTCAAACAATTGATAAGAGAAGCTGTAAATTTATCTCTATTTATGGTAATGCCATCTTCTATATTTCCGAGTGCACCGGCACAAGGTGCTCTTTGCGCAGAAATCAGAAAGGAAGATAAACATCTGGAGTCCTTGCTAAAAGAAATCTCTGATATCAATGCTGAGATAACTGCAGAAGAAGAAAGAAAAATTCTATCTCAATATGGCGGCGGGTGTCATCAAAAAATTGGAGTTTCAGTTTTAACAAGAGACTACGGAAAAATAACTTTTGTTAGAGGTGAAACAGAAGACGGTAAAACACTATACTCAAAAGAACTATCCGGAACACCTAATTTATCCTTTCATCGCGATGAGGTATGGCCTCCAAACGCTAAAATGGCAGCTAGACAGAGAGAACGTCTCACCTACTCCATTCCAAAAGATGTTGATGTATTTGTATCACGAGGTTATGCCTTCCCATTAGATTTATCTGTAAACCCCACAAACCAAATACTATGGTCAGCAGGACTATCAACTTGGAAAGACCTTGCTCTCAGAGGTTTTTGGGTAAACGGCACCTGTGATGGATTAGGTGAAAGTGAACCACCGATGATAGACCTCCTTTTAGGTAGAAAACCAAATTTTGTAAAACTCACACATGTCGATTCTGATAAACACAATAGTATCTATCCAGTGATTCCGACCTACTTTGTCTCAGCACCGGAAATTCCAGTTCCTTTTGATACTTCGAAAATCAAAGCAGCTTATTGGCGTAGTGGCTCCGAGTTTGATATCGTCACAAAACGTTTTCCAGAACTACTAGATGTGATTCACTTTGTTGGCCCTGGATCGACATTTAAGAAGATTAAACAGACAATAGGTGAGGAACCTTCAGGAACCAGAGTTTTTGTATCATTATCTTTTGATTCTTGGATAGAAAGGTATATAAAACCATGA
- the hemN gene encoding oxygen-independent coproporphyrinogen III oxidase produces MKGLLEKYDTPAPRYTSYPTVPYWTDSPTLDECIQSLETHLTPKESKLTLYLHIPFCETLCTFCGCNTSITKNHTVEEPYVIALKNELELYTEKVSNLKGKNLSELHLGGGSPTYLSDYNLQSTIEFILNKLNPAKDPQYSIEVDPRRTRVSQLKLLQKLGFRRISLGVQDFDPEVQRLVNRIQPFELTENITLEARALGFDSINFDLIYGLPKQTLDSMKYSIERTLELKPDRIAFYSYAHVPWIKASQRLFTEKDLPEPTVKRDLYEIGRSLLEKEGYREIGMDHFALPHDKLWKAFHSNKLHRNFMGYSESKTDVMLGLGSSSISETPDVFFQNQKLEMKYRKSISEGTIPILRGHKLNHSDQIRKQLILDLMTAWKVNVPNDIKSHVTNFLQEMESDRLIRWQGNTLSVTELGKPFLRIVAMAFDEKLQLSQPTKPVFSKAI; encoded by the coding sequence ATGAAAGGCCTACTGGAAAAATACGACACGCCGGCTCCCAGATATACAAGTTATCCAACCGTCCCTTATTGGACAGATTCCCCTACTTTAGACGAATGTATCCAATCACTCGAAACTCACCTAACTCCGAAAGAATCAAAACTGACTTTATACCTTCACATTCCATTTTGCGAAACACTTTGTACCTTTTGTGGATGTAATACTTCGATAACCAAAAATCATACAGTTGAAGAACCTTATGTTATTGCTCTTAAAAATGAATTAGAGTTATACACTGAAAAAGTTTCAAACTTAAAGGGAAAAAATTTAAGTGAACTTCACTTGGGAGGAGGAAGCCCTACTTACCTCTCAGACTATAATTTACAATCAACCATTGAATTCATTCTTAACAAACTAAATCCAGCGAAAGATCCGCAATATTCCATCGAAGTGGACCCACGAAGGACAAGAGTTTCTCAACTAAAACTTTTACAAAAACTAGGATTTAGAAGGATTAGTTTGGGAGTTCAAGATTTTGATCCTGAAGTGCAAAGGTTAGTCAACAGAATCCAACCTTTTGAATTAACAGAAAACATCACTTTAGAAGCAAGAGCTCTTGGATTTGATTCCATCAATTTTGATCTGATTTATGGTCTACCAAAACAAACATTGGATTCCATGAAATACTCGATCGAAAGGACATTGGAACTGAAACCGGATCGGATTGCATTTTATTCTTATGCTCATGTTCCATGGATCAAGGCCTCACAAAGATTATTTACAGAAAAAGACCTCCCTGAACCAACCGTAAAAAGGGATTTGTATGAAATTGGCAGATCTTTGTTAGAAAAAGAAGGTTATAGAGAAATTGGTATGGATCATTTTGCACTTCCTCATGACAAACTCTGGAAGGCATTTCATTCGAACAAACTTCATAGAAATTTTATGGGGTATAGTGAATCAAAAACAGATGTTATGTTAGGCCTTGGATCTTCTTCTATTTCGGAAACACCTGATGTTTTTTTCCAAAACCAAAAACTAGAAATGAAATATAGAAAATCTATATCGGAAGGAACCATCCCAATCTTACGTGGACACAAACTCAACCATTCCGACCAGATTCGCAAACAATTAATTTTAGATCTAATGACTGCCTGGAAAGTAAATGTACCAAACGATATAAAATCACATGTCACAAACTTTTTACAAGAAATGGAATCTGATCGTTTGATTCGTTGGCAAGGGAACACACTTAGTGTTACTGAACTAGGAAAACCATTTTTAAGAATTGTTGCAATGGCCTTTGATGAAAAATTACAATTAAGCCAACCGACAAAGCCAGTCTTCTCAAAAGCCATATGA
- a CDS encoding uroporphyrinogen decarboxylase family protein produces MITTQFRNERFTNALNLVPQNIPPIWFMRQAGRYHAHYRKLKETYSFMELCKQPELAAEVALGPVQEFGFDVSILFSDLLFPLEALGMGLTYDPGPKLSFSLKSEKDLLRLKPANEAIEGLKFQKEAVIRTREVLPKDVSLIGFVGGPFTLMTYASIGKHDGNMSFIKTNQNFVDEFYSILVPLLKNNIELQLQGGAELVMIFDTAAGMLDPYNFHRYVTQPMTEFTKLYPKQIGYYAKNATEEQIRQIQTIQNLAGFGVDHRFSIPETLKNFGGKGFIQGNFDQELLFSDNQILKQKIREYLLPIKDLDPEERKGWVAGLGHGVLQFTPESSIHLLIEETRKVFSE; encoded by the coding sequence ATGATTACCACTCAATTCAGAAACGAACGATTCACAAATGCCCTCAATTTAGTTCCACAAAACATTCCGCCAATATGGTTCATGCGCCAAGCAGGACGATACCATGCACACTATCGGAAACTGAAAGAAACTTATAGTTTTATGGAACTCTGTAAACAACCGGAACTAGCAGCAGAGGTCGCACTAGGGCCAGTCCAGGAATTTGGATTTGATGTAAGTATTCTTTTTTCTGATCTGCTGTTTCCTTTAGAAGCATTGGGTATGGGTTTAACGTATGATCCAGGCCCTAAACTTTCTTTTTCGCTCAAATCTGAAAAAGATTTATTACGCTTAAAACCTGCTAATGAAGCCATTGAAGGATTAAAGTTTCAAAAAGAAGCAGTCATTCGAACAAGAGAAGTATTACCAAAAGATGTTTCCTTAATCGGATTTGTCGGTGGTCCCTTCACACTAATGACTTATGCAAGCATTGGTAAACACGACGGGAACATGTCTTTTATCAAAACCAATCAAAACTTTGTGGATGAGTTTTATTCAATTCTTGTCCCTCTTTTAAAAAACAATATCGAATTACAATTGCAAGGTGGAGCAGAACTTGTAATGATTTTTGATACTGCAGCCGGTATGTTAGACCCTTATAATTTTCATCGCTACGTCACACAACCGATGACAGAATTTACAAAACTCTATCCTAAACAAATTGGATATTATGCAAAAAATGCAACAGAAGAACAAATAAGGCAAATCCAAACCATTCAAAACTTAGCAGGCTTTGGTGTAGACCACCGGTTTTCTATCCCAGAAACATTAAAAAACTTCGGTGGAAAAGGTTTTATACAAGGGAATTTTGACCAAGAACTTTTATTTTCTGACAATCAAATATTGAAACAGAAAATAAGGGAATATCTTTTACCAATCAAAGACCTCGATCCAGAAGAAAGAAAGGGATGGGTGGCAGGCCTTGGGCATGGAGTTTTACAATTCACGCCTGAAAGTTCAATTCACCTACTTATCGAAGAAACAAGAAAGGTATTTAGCGAATGA
- a CDS encoding precorrin-2 dehydrogenase/sirohydrochlorin ferrochelatase family protein yields the protein MSLKKYPIFLNLENRNILIVGGGNACLEKLVGLEFTGAKIQVISIDLNDEVNTFLAKYPDILVERRAVKEEDLNHRDVIFLATSDPDTNRNFRKIAKEKGTWVNSVDDPKNCDFYSASLVNLGPVQFAISTDGKFAGMSSTLRKLFEEILPKEDHELLETLFEMRRNLKEILPDIHERRKVLKEIVNNLNSKYFHKS from the coding sequence ATGAGTTTAAAAAAATATCCAATCTTTTTAAACTTAGAGAATAGAAATATTCTCATCGTTGGCGGTGGGAATGCTTGTTTGGAAAAACTTGTGGGCCTCGAATTTACAGGTGCTAAAATACAAGTGATATCTATTGATCTAAACGATGAAGTGAATACCTTTTTAGCAAAATATCCTGATATCCTTGTAGAAAGACGTGCAGTGAAAGAAGAAGATTTGAATCACCGGGACGTTATTTTTTTGGCAACAAGTGATCCAGACACCAATCGAAATTTCCGAAAAATCGCAAAAGAAAAAGGAACTTGGGTGAACTCGGTTGATGATCCCAAGAATTGTGATTTTTATTCCGCCTCTCTTGTTAACTTAGGCCCTGTACAATTTGCGATTTCAACGGATGGAAAGTTTGCTGGTATGTCATCCACACTGCGTAAACTTTTTGAAGAGATCCTGCCTAAAGAAGATCATGAATTACTGGAAACTCTTTTTGAAATGCGAAGGAATTTAAAAGAGATACTTCCCGACATTCATGAAAGAAGAAAGGTCCTAAAAGAAATCGTTAACAATTTAAACTCAAAATACTTTCACAAATCCTAA